The proteins below come from a single Drosophila kikkawai strain 14028-0561.14 chromosome 3R, DkikHiC1v2, whole genome shotgun sequence genomic window:
- the LOC108073185 gene encoding uncharacterized protein isoform X1: MTHLSAAALLIVQLAVAVPLSVLSAHQPPPDTLEDLATTIPSLTEPHMPDMHFDSPNHNPGSEHDSNSNNATRILRRGKRYLQFSKGSRMSWRTNGKNNLWTINTLYAYGYGFRTNYPFPSIEEQKKDNAVFFRLFKRDLFSKLETALDGHGFDGRACMLKSFCTAIRDVDKPSQKSGMLFKLLKLIFSRAKRYLDIIETTRIFVGKTSSTNCQKKLQEIKLYQLITFSHFSLKFRINAKNNVIKSPIVWAHGYGFRANTPVLVKRENRPFRRDTYELLHELIDRSGLDGRACVLKAYCTALAGDHGQGFLFKLLKYVFTLDEHDQKHMPHLREENCEQIMHSHCPLSFDSISPYTDDV, translated from the exons ATGACTCACCTGTCAGCGGCAGCATTGCTGATTGTGCAGCTGGCTGTGGCGGTGCCCCTGTCCGTCCTGTCGGCGCACCAACCGCCCCCTGACACTTTGGAGGACCTCGCCACCACCATTCCCTCGCTGACCGAGCCCCACATGCCTGACATGCACTTTGACAGCCCCAACCATAACCCCGGCTCGGAACATGACTCTAACTCCAACAATGCGACGAGGATATTGCGACGCGGCAAGCGTTATCTCCAATTCAGCAAGGGGTCGCGTATGTCG TGGCGTACCAACGGCAAGAACAATCTGTGGACCATCAACACGCTGTACGCCTACGGCTATGGGTTCCGCACCAATTATCCCTTTCCGTCCATTGAAGAGCAGAAAAAGGACAACGCTGTATTCTTTCGTCTCTTTAAGAGAGATCTCTTTTCAAAGCTAGAAACTGCTTTAGATGG aCATGGCTTCGATGGCCGAGCCTGCATGCTGAAATCCTTTTGCACGGCCATCAGAGACGTGGATAAACCTTCACAGAAAAGCGGCATGCTCTTCAAGCTGCTCAAATTGATATTCAG TCGAGCAAAACGATATCTAGATATAATAGAGACCACTCGAATTTTTGTGGGTAAAACTTCAAGCACTaactgccaaaaaaaacttcaggaaattaaattatatcaaCTAATAACTTT TTCCCATTTTTCCCTAAAGTTTCGCATTAATGCCAAGAACAATGTGATCAAATCACCGATTGTGTGGGCTCATGGCTATGGCTTTCGAGCCAACACTCCGGTGCTGGTCAAGAGGGAAAACCGACCCTTCAGAAGGGACACCTACGAACTGCTCCACGAACTGATCGATCGGAGTGGCCTAGACGGGCGGGCCTGTGTCCTGAAGGCCTACTGCACCGCTCTGGCCGGCGATCATGGGCAGGGCTTTCTGTTTAAgctattaaaatatgtatttac ttTGGACGAGCACGACCAGAAACACATGCCGCATTTGCGGGAGGAGAATTGCGAGCAAATCATGCACAGCCACTGTCCCCTGAGTTTCGACAGCATATCACCATATACGGACgatgtataa
- the LOC108073185 gene encoding uncharacterized protein isoform X2: MTHLSAAALLIVQLAVAVPLSVLSAHQPPPDTLEDLATTIPSLTEPHMPDMHFDSPNHNPGSEHDSNSNNATRILRRGKRYLQFSKGSRMSWRTNGKNNLWTINTLYAYGYGFRTNYPFPSIEEQKKDNAVFFRLFKRDLFSKLETALDGHGFDGRACMLKSFCTAIRDVDKPSQKSGMLFKLLKLIFSLDEHDQKHMPHLREENCEQIMHSHCPLSFDSISPYTDDV, translated from the exons ATGACTCACCTGTCAGCGGCAGCATTGCTGATTGTGCAGCTGGCTGTGGCGGTGCCCCTGTCCGTCCTGTCGGCGCACCAACCGCCCCCTGACACTTTGGAGGACCTCGCCACCACCATTCCCTCGCTGACCGAGCCCCACATGCCTGACATGCACTTTGACAGCCCCAACCATAACCCCGGCTCGGAACATGACTCTAACTCCAACAATGCGACGAGGATATTGCGACGCGGCAAGCGTTATCTCCAATTCAGCAAGGGGTCGCGTATGTCG TGGCGTACCAACGGCAAGAACAATCTGTGGACCATCAACACGCTGTACGCCTACGGCTATGGGTTCCGCACCAATTATCCCTTTCCGTCCATTGAAGAGCAGAAAAAGGACAACGCTGTATTCTTTCGTCTCTTTAAGAGAGATCTCTTTTCAAAGCTAGAAACTGCTTTAGATGG aCATGGCTTCGATGGCCGAGCCTGCATGCTGAAATCCTTTTGCACGGCCATCAGAGACGTGGATAAACCTTCACAGAAAAGCGGCATGCTCTTCAAGCTGCTCAAATTGATATTCAG ttTGGACGAGCACGACCAGAAACACATGCCGCATTTGCGGGAGGAGAATTGCGAGCAAATCATGCACAGCCACTGTCCCCTGAGTTTCGACAGCATATCACCATATACGGACgatgtataa
- the LOC108073185 gene encoding uncharacterized protein isoform X4 yields MPDMHFDSPNHNPGSEHDSNSNNATRILRRGKRYLQFSKGSRMSWRTNGKNNLWTINTLYAYGYGFRTNYPFPSIEEQKKDNAVFFRLFKRDLFSKLETALDGHGFDGRACMLKSFCTAIRDVDKPSQKSGMLFKLLKLIFSLDEHDQKHMPHLREENCEQIMHSHCPLSFDSISPYTDDV; encoded by the exons ATGCCTGACATGCACTTTGACAGCCCCAACCATAACCCCGGCTCGGAACATGACTCTAACTCCAACAATGCGACGAGGATATTGCGACGCGGCAAGCGTTATCTCCAATTCAGCAAGGGGTCGCGTATGTCG TGGCGTACCAACGGCAAGAACAATCTGTGGACCATCAACACGCTGTACGCCTACGGCTATGGGTTCCGCACCAATTATCCCTTTCCGTCCATTGAAGAGCAGAAAAAGGACAACGCTGTATTCTTTCGTCTCTTTAAGAGAGATCTCTTTTCAAAGCTAGAAACTGCTTTAGATGG aCATGGCTTCGATGGCCGAGCCTGCATGCTGAAATCCTTTTGCACGGCCATCAGAGACGTGGATAAACCTTCACAGAAAAGCGGCATGCTCTTCAAGCTGCTCAAATTGATATTCAG ttTGGACGAGCACGACCAGAAACACATGCCGCATTTGCGGGAGGAGAATTGCGAGCAAATCATGCACAGCCACTGTCCCCTGAGTTTCGACAGCATATCACCATATACGGACgatgtataa
- the LOC108073185 gene encoding uncharacterized protein isoform X3 translates to MTHLSAAALLIVQLAVAVPLSVLSAHQPPPDTLEDLATTIPSLTEPHMPDMHFDSPNHNPGSEHDSNSNNATRILRRGKRYLQFSKGSRMSWRTNGKNNLWTINTLYAYGYGFRTNYPFPSIEEQKKDNAVFFRLFKRDLFSKLETALDGHGFDGRACMLKSFCTAIRDVDKPSQKSGMLFKLLKLIFSFALMPRTM, encoded by the exons ATGACTCACCTGTCAGCGGCAGCATTGCTGATTGTGCAGCTGGCTGTGGCGGTGCCCCTGTCCGTCCTGTCGGCGCACCAACCGCCCCCTGACACTTTGGAGGACCTCGCCACCACCATTCCCTCGCTGACCGAGCCCCACATGCCTGACATGCACTTTGACAGCCCCAACCATAACCCCGGCTCGGAACATGACTCTAACTCCAACAATGCGACGAGGATATTGCGACGCGGCAAGCGTTATCTCCAATTCAGCAAGGGGTCGCGTATGTCG TGGCGTACCAACGGCAAGAACAATCTGTGGACCATCAACACGCTGTACGCCTACGGCTATGGGTTCCGCACCAATTATCCCTTTCCGTCCATTGAAGAGCAGAAAAAGGACAACGCTGTATTCTTTCGTCTCTTTAAGAGAGATCTCTTTTCAAAGCTAGAAACTGCTTTAGATGG aCATGGCTTCGATGGCCGAGCCTGCATGCTGAAATCCTTTTGCACGGCCATCAGAGACGTGGATAAACCTTCACAGAAAAGCGGCATGCTCTTCAAGCTGCTCAAATTGATATTCAG TTTCGCATTAATGCCAAGAACAATGTGA
- the LOC108073158 gene encoding uncharacterized protein, with product MSTTWPKLKLKLLLVVAFLLGQCQAHAGASHEAGKVNNVTLTPPGLIVAQQQQQQQDEEQDQDQLTPHAAPSSQRKLSRGKRFVAFPQGSSASGAVCLTTGVIGNPNLLYLSLGINWGVAYDLPNVTWVLQNAHGWTTKKSAKAQIKRRHRRELYGRLETMIDSHDLWPPPTLMTMMERADDSTPTTTTTTSASLDTSALSMPFHRRWLRRLSRTKRYLSFPEGSSFSVAVCFTVGIIGNPYYGYNSFGLNWGVAYDLPNTTWVLQHLHGFATHPVAPAVLRRRSRSTIYKHIETIVNNMGYNGHDCVLRALCESRQWFQSNKMNMIGEILRTIFSLPKQTLFTRELRENPDIVHYDKAYRQGHITDCTQYNCHFSLLELAYGKYSTPPKNYYA from the exons ATGTCTACCACTTGGCCGAAGCTGAAGttgaagctgctgctggtcgtGGCTTTCCTCTTGGGCCAATGCCAGGCACACGCTGGAGCGAGTCACGAAGCCGGCAAAGTCAACAATGTCACGCTGACTCCACCAGGACTCATCGTcgcacaacagcagcagcaacagcaggacgaggagcaggaccaggaccaaCTGACACCACATGCGGCCCCATCGTCGCAGCGGAAACTCTCGAGAGGCAAGCGTTTTGTGGCCTTTCCCCAGGGTTCATCAGCTTCG GGCGCCGTCTGTCTCACCACCGGTGTCATCGGCAACCCCAACCTGCTGTACCTCAGTTTGGGCATCAATTGGGGCGTTGCCTACGACCTGCCCAATGTCACCTGGGTCCTGCAGAATGCCCACGGCTGGACCACCAAGAAATCGGCCAAGGCGCAAATCAAGCGCAGACATCGACGGGAGCTCTACGGCCGCCTGGAGACAATGATAGACAG TCATGATTTATGGCCACCGCCAACATTGATGACTATGATGGAACGTGCAGACGACTCTACTCCAACCACAACCACGACCACATCCGCATCTCTGGACACATCCGCTCTCTCGATGCCGTTCCATCGTCGTTGGCTGCGGCGGCTCAGTCGTACGAAGCGTTATCTCAGCTTTCCCGAGGGCTCCTCTTTTTCC GTTGCCGTCTGCTTCACGGTGGGCATCATTGGCAACCCCTACTATGGCTACAACAGCTTCGGCCTCAACTGGGGAGTGGCATATGACCTGCCCAATACCACCTGGGTGCTGCAGCATCTGCACGGCTTCGCCACGCATCCCGTGGCTCCGGCTGTCCTTCGTCGGCGTTCGCGGAGTACCATTTACAAACATATAGAGACCATAGTCAATAA CATGGGCTACAATGGACATGACTGCGTCTTAAGGGCGCTCTGCGAGAGTCGACAGTGGTTTCAGAGCAACAAGATGAACATGATTGGCGAGATACTACGCACTATATTCAG CCTGCCAAAGCAAACACTCTTCACACGGGAACTGCGCGAGAATCCGGATATAGTGCACTACGATAAGGCATATCGCCAGGGACATATCACCGACTGCACCCAGTACAACTGTCACTTCTCGCTGCTGGAACTGGCCTATGGGAAATACTCTACGCCGCCTAAGAATTATTATGCCTAA
- the LOC108073160 gene encoding uncharacterized protein isoform X1 has product MKNLIGFRVVLVTVFLVLASAGDLSDTLDSRSKNSSSRGVTYMQEKSQLLHRQKRWLTFELGSAFTITANCAKAVLDTIPRGLVFLAEITSLYELPAAIEDWIPRRVGKPKVKPPPPPPPPPPPPPPPPPPPPPDSSVVLRPQPVIVPLSPADPIQSFYFAYPEGIPTLSRRKSYSQQRQAGCPASHLVKDMYGTYYCRPSPMSRRLKRELEGQGATVINEAQNPQGMLFDLVTMMSTMFNYQPNYCIMRTLCEARHLLAPQGLTLFHDIFRIMLRYVHPEIAHKPKYREAFTAGHSLHECASLYGPHCRQSFLLLFSERFQEKYVR; this is encoded by the exons ATGAAAAATCTTATTGGTTTTAGAGTAGTCCTAGTGACTGTTTTCTTGGTCTTGGCCTCAGCAGGCGATCTTTCGGATACCTTAGACTCTAGAAGTAAAAACTCCAGCAGTCGAGGAGTCACCTACATGCAGGAGAAGAGCCAGTTGCTTCATAGACAAAAGCGGTGGCTAACATTTGAGCTGGGTTCTGCTTTTACG ATCACTGCCAACTGTGCCAAGGCCGTTTTGGATACCATACCTAGAGGCTTGGTGTTCCTGGCCGAGATCACGAGTCTGTATGAGCTGCCAGCGGCCATTGAAGATTGGATACCGAGGCGAGTGGGCAAGCCAAAGGTAAAgcctccgccgccaccgccgcctccaccgccaccaccaccacctcctcctccaccgccgccaccagATTCCTCTGTTGTGTTAAGACCACAGCCTGTAATAGTGCCCCTCAGTCCCGCGGATCCCATACAGTCATTCTACTTCGCATACCCGGAGGGCATTCCCACCCTAAGTCGTCGCAAGTCCTATTCGCAACAGCGGCAGGCAGGATGTCCGGCCTCGCATCTGGTCAAGGATATGTACGGCACCTACTACTGCAGACCGTCGCCCATGTCCCGGAGACTGAAAAGGGAGCTGGAGGGCCAGGGAGCCACGGTGATCAATGAGGCGCAGAATCCACAGGGCATGCTTTTTGATCTGGTGACCATGATGTCTACGAT GTTTAATTATCAGCCGAACTATTGCATCATGCGGACCCTGTGCGAGGCGCGTCATCTGCTGGCTCCGCAGGGCCTGACGCTCTTCCACGACATCTTCCGCATCATGCTGCGCTACGTGCATCCGGAGATAGCCCACAAGCCCAAGTATCGGGAAGCCTTCACCGCCGGCCATTCGCTCCACGAATGCGCTAGTCTGTACGGGCCGCATTGCCGGCAGAGTTTTCTGTTGCTGTTCAGCGAACGCTTCCAGGAGAAATATGTGCGttga
- the LOC108073160 gene encoding uncharacterized protein isoform X2: MQEKSQLLHRQKRWLTFELGSAFTITANCAKAVLDTIPRGLVFLAEITSLYELPAAIEDWIPRRVGKPKVKPPPPPPPPPPPPPPPPPPPPPDSSVVLRPQPVIVPLSPADPIQSFYFAYPEGIPTLSRRKSYSQQRQAGCPASHLVKDMYGTYYCRPSPMSRRLKRELEGQGATVINEAQNPQGMLFDLVTMMSTMFNYQPNYCIMRTLCEARHLLAPQGLTLFHDIFRIMLRYVHPEIAHKPKYREAFTAGHSLHECASLYGPHCRQSFLLLFSERFQEKYVR, encoded by the exons ATGCAGGAGAAGAGCCAGTTGCTTCATAGACAAAAGCGGTGGCTAACATTTGAGCTGGGTTCTGCTTTTACG ATCACTGCCAACTGTGCCAAGGCCGTTTTGGATACCATACCTAGAGGCTTGGTGTTCCTGGCCGAGATCACGAGTCTGTATGAGCTGCCAGCGGCCATTGAAGATTGGATACCGAGGCGAGTGGGCAAGCCAAAGGTAAAgcctccgccgccaccgccgcctccaccgccaccaccaccacctcctcctccaccgccgccaccagATTCCTCTGTTGTGTTAAGACCACAGCCTGTAATAGTGCCCCTCAGTCCCGCGGATCCCATACAGTCATTCTACTTCGCATACCCGGAGGGCATTCCCACCCTAAGTCGTCGCAAGTCCTATTCGCAACAGCGGCAGGCAGGATGTCCGGCCTCGCATCTGGTCAAGGATATGTACGGCACCTACTACTGCAGACCGTCGCCCATGTCCCGGAGACTGAAAAGGGAGCTGGAGGGCCAGGGAGCCACGGTGATCAATGAGGCGCAGAATCCACAGGGCATGCTTTTTGATCTGGTGACCATGATGTCTACGAT GTTTAATTATCAGCCGAACTATTGCATCATGCGGACCCTGTGCGAGGCGCGTCATCTGCTGGCTCCGCAGGGCCTGACGCTCTTCCACGACATCTTCCGCATCATGCTGCGCTACGTGCATCCGGAGATAGCCCACAAGCCCAAGTATCGGGAAGCCTTCACCGCCGGCCATTCGCTCCACGAATGCGCTAGTCTGTACGGGCCGCATTGCCGGCAGAGTTTTCTGTTGCTGTTCAGCGAACGCTTCCAGGAGAAATATGTGCGttga
- the LOC108073161 gene encoding uncharacterized protein → MRLLLSFRHQNFLVMCLLLVRSTLVESTSPEVNDTQEVTKVLRRHKRYLAFPEGSSVSGAICMTIGMIGNPDVDYLSWAVNWGVAYDLPNHQWVIQHAHGLNATLAKDTIKRRSRRAFYDEVQSLFNNMGFNGRACMARALCESARFMLPPEKRGNMLQELVRTVFSLPPSPVAIDEPQEHHQYDRIYRRSKRNSRECHEIYPGCQFSLLALALGKYMAATTTKFSSFNFM, encoded by the exons ATGAGGCTCTTGCTCTCCTTCCGTCACCAGAATTTTCTGGTTATGTGCCTGCTCCTAGTGCGGTCCACGCTGGTGGAATCCACGTCGCCGGAGGTGAATGACACACAGGAGGTGACGAAAGTTCTGCGACGGCACAAGCGTTATCTGGCATTTCCGGAAGGCTCTTCGGTTTcg GGAGCCATTTGCATGACGATCGGTATGATTGGCAACCCTGATGTGGACTATCTCAGTTGGGCCGTTAACTGGGGCGTGGCCTATGACCTGCCCAACCACCAGTGGGTCATCCAGCATGCACACGGACTGAACGCCACCCTGGCCAAGGACACCATCAAGCGTCGTTCCCGTAGAGCCTTCTACGATGAGGTGCAGTCTTTGTTTAACAA CATGGGTTTCAATGGACGCGCTTGCATGGCACGTGCCTTGTGTGAGAGTGCTCGGTTTATGCTTCCTCCAGAGAAACGTGGCAACATGTTGCAGGAGCTGGTCCGTACTGTGTTCAGCCTGCCCCCAAGTCCTGTGGCCATTGATGAGCCTCAGGAGCATCACCAGTACGACCGAATATACCGCCGCTCCAAGCGGAACTCACGGGAGTGCCACGAGATCTATCCAGGCTGCCAGTTCTCCCTGTTGGCTCTGGCCTTGGGCAAATATATGGCTGCTACCACAACCAAGTTCAGTTCATTTAACTTTATGTGA